A genome region from Macrotis lagotis isolate mMagLag1 chromosome 4, bilby.v1.9.chrom.fasta, whole genome shotgun sequence includes the following:
- the LOC141520383 gene encoding disintegrin and metalloproteinase domain-containing protein 20-like: MLVGVIGRALLLWLSLEVLLAPADCLQPRPGWRFTSYEVVIPWKVPPQTGVPEVAGRHTYILYIEGQKRVMHLKVRKLWMPRHLPVFTYNDQDVLTMDLPFIPNDCYYQGIVEGIPESVVALSTCSGGLHGMLKIENVTYEIEPLSTTITFQHLVYRLEHLGDNGLKMKCAATDEEISHPNFQGLSKTPTKGATWESTRFVELAVVVDHERFIFSNQNKTKVVEQVLNIVHMTDILYDPLRIHIFLVGLEIWTQGNLIDIIGPIWAVALDFQKWQQKTLPGRLQYDAAHLIVFNSYGIYLGLGYVGNICNENHATALLSFTDNNLILLAALFAHELGHNLGMHHDEETCSCKGENCIMNANIFKVETFSNCSYNYFYKQLNSDAHCLADPPEEQVYFLRHCGNRMVENGEECDCGSEEDCQQNHCCQSNCRLSPGADCALGHCCKDCKVVPAGQLCRAQINNCDLPEYCNGVSPWCPADTYVLNGSPCGDGAFCYEKYCQGLDYQCKSIFGQMAKGGSLKCFREINMEGDRLGNCGFLGNKYMKCAEDHILCGRILCENVTEIPVLKDFGSIFQMNVNGTTCWGTDYHFGMRGTDIGEVKDGTRCGPKKMCKNRKCVDIPEEKNECNATKCHGRGLCNHNQNCHCLYGWNPPYCNFKGYGGSIDSGPAPPKKFSKLLILYIGMTSIFLILIITLLIYFESSIRSMLFNRVRLRSAHSLMKI; the protein is encoded by the coding sequence ATGCTCGTGGGGGTGATAGGGAGAGCCCTGCTTCTGTGGCTCAGCTTGGAGGTGCTTCTGGCCCCCGCAGACTGCCTCCAGCCTCGACCAGGCTGGCGCTTCACCTCCTATGAAGTGGTGATTCCCTGGAAGGTACCGCCCCAGACGGGGGTCCCTGAGGTGGCAGGGAGGCACACGTACATTCTGTACATTGAGGGTCAGAAACGAGTGATGCACCTGAAAGTTAGAAAGCTCTGGATGCCCCGACACCTCCCAGTGTTCACCTACAACGACCAGGACGTTCTCACAATGGACCTGCCCTTCATTCCCAATGATTGCTACTACCAGGGGATTGTGGAGGGCATCCCTGAGTCAGTGGTGGCCCTTAGCACCTGTTCTGGAGGCCTCCATGGGATGCTGAAGATAGAGAATGTCACCTATGAGATTGAGCCTCTGTCCACCACGATCACTTTTCAGCATCTAGTGTATCGTTTGGAGCACCTGGGGGACAATGGACTGAAAATGAAATGTGCCGCAACTGATGAGGAAATAAGTCATCCTAATTTTCAAGGACTGTCAAAAACTCCAACCAAGGGGGCCACTTGGGAATCTACTAGATTTGTGGAACTGGCTGTGGTGGTAGACCATGAACGATTTATCTtctcaaatcaaaacaaaacaaaagtagtGGAACAAGTTTTAAACATAGTTCATATGACTGACATCCTGTATGACCCACTGAGAATTCATATATTTTTGGTAGGCTTAGAAATATGGACTCAAGGCAATCTAATTGACATCATAGGTCCTATATGGGCAGTTGCTTTGGATTTTCAGAAGTGGCAACAGAAAACTCTTCCAGGACGCTTACAGTATGATGCTGCACATTTAATTGTCTTCAACTCATATGGGATATACCTTGGTTTAGGCTATGTAGGAAACATTTGTAATGAAAATCATGCCACTGCTCTTCTCTCTTTCACTGACAACAACTTGATTTTACTTGCTGCCCTTTTTGCTCACGAGCTTGGTCATAACCTGGGCATGCATCATGATGAGGAGACCTGCTCTTGTAAAGGGGAAAATTGCATCATGAATGCTAATATATTTAAGGTAGAAACCTTTAGTAACTGTAGTTATAATTACTTTTACAAACAATTGAACAGTGACGCACATTGTTTGGCTGACCCCCCAGAAGAACAAGTCTACTTTTTAAGGCACTGTGGTAATAGGATGGTGGAAAATGGAGAAGAATGTGACTGTGGGTCAGAAGAGGATTGTCAACAGAATCATTGTTGCCAATCCAATTGCAGGCTATCTCCAGGTGCTGATTGTGCATTAGGTCATTGTTGTAAAGACTGTAAGGTTGTTCCAGCAGGACAATTATGTAGAGCTCAGATTAACAACTGTGATCTTCCAGAGTACTGCAATGGAGTTTCACCATGGTGCCCAGCTGACACATATGTGCTAAATGGAAGCCCATGTGGAGATGGAGCCTTCTGTTATGAGAAATATTGCCAAGGCCTTGACTACCAATGCAAAAGTATCTTTGGCCAAATGGCAAAAGGTGGTTCCTTAAAATGTTTCAGGGAAATAAACATGGAAGGAGATCGTTTGGGTAACTGTGGCTTTTTGGGGAACAAATATATGAAATGTGCTGAAGATCACATTTTATGTGGAAGAATACTGTGTGAAAATGTAACAGAAATCCCCGTTTTGAAGGATTTTGGCAGCATCTTTCAAATGAATGTCAATGGTACCACCTGCTGGGGGACGGATTATCACTTTGGGATGAGAGGTACTGATATTGGAGAAGTGAAAGATGGGACAAGATGTGGACCAAAGAAAATGTGTAAGAATAGGAAATGTGTTGATATTCCCGAAGAAAAGAATGAGTGTAATGCAACAAAATGTCATGGCAGAGGCTTGTGTAACCATAATCAGAACTGTCATTGCCTGTATGGATGGAATCCTCCCTATTGTAATTTTAAAGGCTATGGGGGAAGCATTGACAGTGGACcggcccccccaaaaaaattcagtAAACTCTTGATTCTTTACATTGGAATGAcctccatttttcttattcttataattACACTGTTGATATATTTTGAATCCTCAATCAGGTCAATGTTATTTAATAGAGTCCGCCTAAGATCAGCTCATTCACTAATGAAAATATAG